A part of Bacteroidales bacterium genomic DNA contains:
- a CDS encoding GyrI-like domain-containing protein, which yields MSRVKKISKIVILTVLTVVVLFYLLPNVTYIEQSLEINTTPDKIFELVNSPEKWTEWYTPLRKDHEVRLHFSGPLNGKGAKLDWTSSYRKMKGGSIYIRNAKNNRNVAAVVDVNDRHSSIMTFKIKPVNRTSSLLTITSRLSFPQDSLLHYLRMVFDRSEELRIIDYIENIGEAAIKKADGIPVHVQRADSFQYISITNRCKWEDLAQNKKDLYQKLLAFVAVSGMKITDRPISVYHRIEDDHIIYEMGIPVEGYAENSSGDILCKTMEATNCVTADHYGSYDTLGDAHNAIMVWLSRFGKETSGNPWEIYVTDPLAEPDSNKWLTRIFYPIN from the coding sequence ATGAGCCGAGTAAAAAAAATAAGTAAGATAGTTATTTTAACGGTTTTAACCGTAGTGGTTTTATTTTACCTATTGCCGAATGTGACCTACATTGAACAATCATTGGAAATCAACACTACTCCCGATAAGATCTTCGAATTGGTCAACAGTCCTGAAAAATGGACGGAATGGTATACCCCTCTGCGAAAAGACCATGAAGTACGGCTTCATTTTTCAGGTCCATTAAACGGCAAGGGAGCCAAGCTGGATTGGACAAGCAGCTACAGGAAAATGAAAGGCGGATCCATTTATATCAGGAATGCAAAAAACAACAGGAATGTGGCGGCTGTTGTTGATGTAAACGACCGGCATTCATCCATTATGACTTTCAAGATAAAACCAGTCAACAGGACCTCTTCGCTGCTGACCATCACTTCCCGGCTCAGTTTTCCCCAGGATAGCCTGCTGCATTATCTCCGGATGGTGTTTGACCGTTCTGAAGAACTACGGATCATTGATTATATCGAAAACATAGGAGAAGCTGCCATAAAAAAAGCAGATGGTATTCCGGTACACGTTCAGCGCGCAGATTCCTTCCAATATATAAGCATTACAAACCGTTGTAAATGGGAAGACCTGGCCCAGAACAAAAAAGACCTGTACCAAAAATTGCTGGCTTTTGTCGCTGTTTCAGGAATGAAAATCACAGATCGCCCTATTTCTGTATACCATAGGATAGAAGATGACCATATTATCTACGAAATGGGTATTCCTGTTGAAGGTTATGCGGAAAATTCATCCGGAGATATCTTGTGCAAGACCATGGAAGCTACAAATTGTGTCACGGCAGATCATTACGGATCTTATGACACCCTGGGGGATGCGCACAATGCGATCATGGTATGGCTGAGCAGGTTCGGAAAAGAGACAAGCGGGAATCCCTGGGAAATATATGTGACGGATCCTTTGGCCGAACCGGACTCTAATAAATGGCTGACCCGTATTTTTTATCCGATCAATTAG